TCACCACGGTGCGTAGCACCTTGTGTACATCGCTTAGTGGTAGAcccacagagacacacagaccCGCACTAACGCGTTCCATCCGTTGTACCTCTTCGAAGAAGTGACAGAAGACGCCCAAGAAGCAGCTCGCGAGCGCCGGTAGGGTGTTTGTTAAGTTAGCGTGCATACACGCACTCCTACGCACCTTGGCCGAGAAGACCAGCCGGAGTGTGCGCATGCCTTGCCTTTTGCTGCACGGAGGAGtcgaaagaaaaacaaaaagcaAATTTTTGGCTTTCAAACAAGAGAGCCGATACGCGCAggggcttttttttttcgcgaAACTGTGCATGTGCAGGGGACTGACGCAAAAATCTATCGTCTgagctttttttcttttcgtgtTTTTATTGCCTTGTACTCACACGATTACTACAGTTTCTGCAGACGGGGCAAACGTGCTCACGACGTGAGTGCGCTTTTGACTAGCCGGCCACTAGTCCTCTGTTCTTtgcgtctttctctcttacTAGCTGACTTCACAAGTGCTGTTCgcccttttgtgtgtgtgtgttgttgaTCCTGACGGGTGCTCGTGAGAGTGTTTGTCTGTCCGTTTGTGTGTTCGACGCACTTCCGTCTTTAactgtgcctctctcttttcttccctcctcggGGCATTTGCGCCATCCCTTCAGGTCCGCACAAAGTTCCGCAGAGGGAACTCAGTACAGAAAGAGATTGACGGCCTATCCTGTGAGGTGTTTTCATCCTTGTCCGGGCCTTTGCTCTGCCGCTCACCGTCTCTCAAGAGCGCAGCTTTACCCTTCTTCGAGATCAGCCCGCGTTTggttttgttttttcttttttttttttgttctcccTTGGTGGTGTGTCTTCCCTCTTTGTTTGCGCGTTGTGCCCCCGTCTCGTTTTTTTTGGCCACACcgctttcgttttttttttttgctgccgTCATTTTCTGTGTAAACAAATTCTTTTCCTTTTAATTGGActcgccttcttcctctctttacGTGCTTtctcgctgcacctcctctctATCtggctttctctctccctctctctctctgtgtacaGCAGCAACTGTGTTCcaactgcagctgctgccgttcgttcctccccccttttccctaTTCGCTGTCTTAaccgcgcgctctctctctatcgacgacgacgtgctCATTTCGgtctgtgagtgtgtgtatgcgaTCCCCCAAGATTTTTCTGTGGTGGCCCATATTGTTGCTTCTCGAGTATTCTGGACTGTTGACTTTTTGTGCTTGTGTGATTGGCGCCTTTTTTACAGGACGCCTCCGTGTGTAGCAACTTTCTAGTTTCTTTAGTTGATGTTATTGTTGAGGGCATCAGGAGGGCACCCCCTAcgttcctctccctctccattcCCCCACAAGCACGTACAGAGACGCGTTAGCACGAGAGCAAGGCCACTGTGGCAGTTGGCAACTGCGCggtgaagaagaaagcgaTCAACAGCGCGGAGACTGACTGGtttcaaaaaaaaaaaaacatttTTCGGACAGTGCTCCGAATCCTCACTGGCAGCCTAGTCAAGGATGATCTCGATACCTATAATGACTGGTGAAACGGTAGTGCGCTACCACTCAACCATGAacggcggcagtgccgctgtGGAGGAAAGTGCTGACTATCATTCTGTAAGTGACGCAGCgacagccgccgctgcatcaCCGGCAGCGATGGGCTACTATGTGCAACCATTTTCTagttcttcctcttcgcttATCGGAGGCGGAATGTTTGCTGCGTCATCGCCGCACAACGCTGCCGTGCCCTGCAGCTGTAGCATCTTAGACGTCGGCACCGACCCGGCTCCCATTGCGGCCCCCGTAGACGTTGTTCCACCAGAGATGCCCCCGCTAGCCCAGCTGTGCGCACTCGCTCTGCAGTACCGCTGTGACCTGAGCCAAGAGCTGGACCAGAACATTCGCTCGTGTTTTCACAGTAGCCGAGTTCCGAGCATCTCTCTCTGGGACTACGTACGTCGTTTTGCGAAGTACTCCGTCTGTAGCGAGGAGTGCTTTATCTTAGCGATGGTTCTGATGGATCGGTATGTTTGTAAAACGAAAATTCCGATCACCCTTCGCAACGTACATCGGCTCTACATCACTGCCATGACGCTGAGTGTGAAGCTACGCGATGACTCATATTACAGCAATGCTTACTATGCTAGCATTGGTGGTGTGGTGAATGCTGAGCTAAATGTGTTGGAGCTAGAGTTGCTTGATATTGTGCAGTGGTTCACGTGGGTGGAGAGGTCCGTGTACGATGCTTATGTGTGTCGACTAGAGGCACTTTTCGGCGATGCGTTGCCCAAGCGAATGGAAGCATCGCCGTCTCGGTAGCGGACTGAGGCGGTCTATGGTGGTTTTATGGAGAGAGATCCCCGATAGGCATCTCATCTTATCTCAAGACGctccctttttcccctctgCGTCCCACTCACTACTCACGgtttcgctctcttcgtaAGTGTTCTACCGATTTCGTCTTATCTGTTGTAGTCGCAGCTCTTCTGTTGGTGTGCTCTGTACGATATATGGCCTCTCTTTACTTTGTCCTGTGCTTGTTTGTTCTGCATGCCCTTACGTGCTACTCTGCTGGTTTTACTCTCGTTTGCTTTGCGCTTCTCGTGCGTACAACAACCCatcgcctctttctcttcccttttctctttcccctctcttccctgtAAAGAGTGACGAAAAAGAGATGAAATTGGGCTAGTTCTGTAGTCTGCCCGCACCTGTTTGAGAGTACGCTCGGGTGCAGTTGCGCAAAGCACCCAGAAGGGCCTCTTTATTCTGTATGTCAATGTGCTTCTAAGGCAGGGAGGTGAGCGGCCAGACATCCTGGAGAGCGAAAGGCAAGAAGGCGCATGCCATGTAACTGTAGTTGTTTGGTGGTAGTGCGTGCCCAAGGTGATGACGTGTATGTACGCTCGCTGTTCTGTAGGTGCCAATGAATATACCCACACGCCCAGTTGCCCATGCTGCGCGATGGTGCTGTGAGGTTTTATGTACACGTAATCCGAATGGCCATTGACGattcttcttttttgttgttgttgtttgtttgtgtaACGTGTTTTTACTGAGTCTCTGTTCTCTTCACACCAGTGCTGCTTTCTTAACTTGTTACTCACGCCCTTCTCCTCTAAACCGACATGAAATTTTTTTTGggttccttttttttttgatgtTCGTTTCTTCACGTTATGCTACTAACAGAAGTAGCTTAGGGAAAGTCGAAGAGAAggtaggagagagaagtgggTGTGCAAGAGCGATTGTAGCTGTCTTTGGTTTCGTAGAGCGTCGGCTGAAAGATGTAGGAGTGGAATGGAGGGCTGCTGGCAGCTGTGAAAGGCCAAGGGAGAACATAGTGAGATTGCAAACCTCAAAAGTTCATCGTGCATGTCTCAGTGATTGTGCTTTCTTTGTCTTCCCCTTGGTGTTTGTGTGGGGCCGCTTCtccgctttttttctttcttcccctgTCTCAGCGTTTGCTGTGTCCCCACtttgtgtgcgtctgtgaaTTCCTgtacccctcccctcccctttcttctcttcgtcaagaagaagaggcacaAAAACACCAACAGCATCTTCACACCTtcacgtacacacacacacacacatgcgcggTGTGGATGTTGGTACGACGAGCAATTTATAAGCGTATGTGCCCGTAACTTCAAAATATGCATATATGTTCATGTTTGCACTGgtatgtttttttttttcgcacCAGTGTGCCCATTCACGGCCGCGCAACATGAGCCAAAcgccactcctcctccagccCGCCACAGGCAGCTCGCGCcgtgtgccgcagcgctaGACACGCGCCGCAGCCATGCGCTGACCCCAGTCATCCGAGCACGGCCGCAGACTCGAgctgcacccacccaccctcgcCCCGCAGTCCGCCTCAGAGACCCCCTCCAtcgtgccggccgccaccaggcgcaggctccccacgccaGTAGAGAGCGAGGGCCGGGACTGaagctgcttggcttccctgTGCCGTGGGGCCCTGGACCCAGacaccacgcactgaggagTCGCCCACCATCAGGGCGTGCGCTTCTATTTCATAGAAAAACAGTGGTTGAGTTAGAGGTAACGCcgtgaaggggagaggaaaagctCCAGGGTGTCCGGTATCGGTTGCCTTGCACTtgttttgctgttgctgctgtgtctCTCAGCTCATTTGCTGAATCGCTTCACTTACACCTTTTTTTGGCGGTTGTGtacaattttttttttttgaggaaacaaaaagaaCTGACGGCAATGTCGATGCCGTGGCGGGTTGTTCCTCTTCGACATTCCCTTCCTACTGCT
The nucleotide sequence above comes from Leishmania braziliensis MHOM/BR/75/M2904 complete genome, chromosome 32. Encoded proteins:
- a CDS encoding putative CYC2-like cyclin; amino-acid sequence: MPPLAQLCALALQYRCDLSQELDQNIRSCFHSSRVPSISLWDYVRRFAKYSVCSEECFILAMVLMDRYVCKTKIPITLRNVHRLYITAMTLSVKLRDDSYYSNAYYASIGGVVNAELNVLELELLDIVQWFTWVERSVYDAYVCRLEALFGDALPKRMEASPSR